From Deinococcus aquiradiocola:
GTGCGCGGTGAGGGACAGGGCGGCCTGCGCGACGGCGCGGCCCGCCTCCTCCATCACGAGTTCCAGCAGGCCCGCGCGGGCGAGGCGCTCGTCGATGGCGCGCACGGCGGGCGCGTCCAGCAGCACTTCCGGCGGGCGGGCCTGGGCCTGATCGCGGGTCATGTCAGACGTGTCCGCGCACGATGAACAGCACCACGATCACCACGAGGACCAGCATGACGATCCGGGCGGTCTGCACGGCCTTCCTTGTGCGCGGGTCGCCTTTCAGTTCGTCCTGCTGTTCGCGCTGACTCTGCCGCACCGCGAGCCGCTGCCCCTTCTTGATGGCCTTGACGGACTCGGCGAGGCGACCCTGCCGCCGCAGCGCCACCCCGAGGTTGTGCTGCGCGCCCGAGTAGTCGGCGTTCAGGGCGATGGACTGCCGGTAGAGCGTCTCGGCACCTGCCGCGTCTCCGCCCTCCAGGGCCATGTTGCCCAGGTTGGTGAGGGCGCGGTAGTGGCCGGGGTCGTGCGCGATGGCCTCCCCGAAACTCTGGCGGGCCTGCCCCTCGCGGTCCTGCAGGGCGTGCAGCACGCCCAGCGTGTTGAGGGCCTCGGCGCGCGTGAGCGGTTGCGTCAGGGCCGGCTGCAGGCGCTCGCGCAGGGCGGCGTCGTCGCTGAGGCGTTCGCGGTCCGCGCCGAGCAGCGCTTCGAGGGCCGCGTGCAGCGCGTCCGGCGGAGCGTGTTCGCGCAGGGTGCGCGCGTCGGCGGCACCCATGTCGTTCAGGAGGTCGGGGAGGCGTTCCGCGAGGCGCTGCGCGACGAGCAGGCGGCGTGCCCGGACGGCCTCCTGCAGGTCGAACAGCACTTCCAGCGCGTCCTGCACGGGCATGTCGGCGTTCCCGACGCGGGCGGCAGCGAGGGCACGGCGGTACTCGCCGGCCCTGAGGTATCCGGCCCAGTCGAGGTTCAGTTCCGGCTGTGGGGTGGGGGCCGGACCCCCGTGCGGGGCGGCAGGCTCTGCGGTCACGGCAGGAAGTATAGACCGCGCGCGCGGGGAGCGGTTCAGCGGCGCATGAACGCTGGGGCGGGCGCGGCTCAGCGTCCGGCGGTGAGGCCGCCGAGCACGCGGCGCGCCCACAGGTACCGCTGCGCGAAGTACTTCTCGGACAGCGAGTTGATCGCCACCTGCCCGCCGTAGGAGTTCGCGTTGATGAAGGTCCCGTCCCCGAGGTAGATGCCGACGTGCGTCACCTGTCCGCGTCCCTCGGTGTCGAAGAACAGCAGGTCGCCCGGCTGCCACTCGCCCGCCTGCACCGGCTGGCCCGTCTGCGCCTGCTGCGCGCTCTGACGCGGGAGGTTCAGGCCGAGCGGAGTGAACACCTGCAGCACCAGGCCGCTGCAGTCGGTGCCGCTGCGGCTCGCGCCGCCGTACACGTACGGGACGCCCATCAGGTTCATGGCGAGGGCGCGCCAGTCGGGCGTCTCGCCAGTCCCGGCCTGCGGGTCCGCCGCTCCCGTGTCCTGGCCGGGGGGCGCGTCGCTGCGCGGCTCGCCGGTCGCGGAGGGCCGGGGGAGCGGCACGCCGGGCGAGTACGTGGCGGGCGCCTGCAGGCGGGCCGGGGCGGGCGGCAGGGCCGGGAGCGGTCCGGCCGTGACGCCCTGCGGGAGCAGCAGCACCTGTCCGGCCCGCAGGTCGGGGGTGCTCAGGCGGTTCAGGGCGAGCAGGTCGTCCGGGCGCACGCCGTACAGGCGCGCGACGGCGTACAGCGTCTGGCCCGGCTGCACGGTGTGGCGCGGCGCGTCCGGTGCGGGCAGAGGTGCGGCGGAGGACGGGCGGGGAGTGGGGGCGTCCAGCACGGTGACGGGCGCACTGAGTGCGTGCACGACCGGCGCAGCCTGGACTGGCTGGGCAGCCTGCACGGGCTGCGGAGCCTGGGCCGTGGGGGCGGGCGTGCCGGGCGGCAGGGCCAGCACCTGCCCCGCCTGCAGGTCCGGGGAGGTCAGGCGGTTGAAGGCCTGCAGGTCGGCGGGCTTCAGGCCGTACAGCCGCGCCACGCTGTACAGCGTCTGCCCGGGCGTGACGGTGTGGGTACGGGCGGGCAGGTACAGCACCTGTCCGGCGTGCAGGTCCGCGCTGCTCAGCCCGTTCAGGCGCAGCAGGGTCTGCACGTCCGTGCCCGCCTGCCGCGCCACGCTGTACGCGGTGTCGCCGGGACGCACGGTGTACGCCGCGTCCGACACGGCCTGCGCGGACGCGAACGGCCCGAACAGGCACGACAGGGCGAGGCCTGCCAGGGCGGCCCGGCAGGCCAGCAGCGCGTGCAGGCGGGACGGGCGGGGCAGGCGATTCCTTGGGTGGGGTCGGGGCACGCGGGACCTCGGGGCAGGTGCGGCCGGGGCGGGCCGGGCAGGTGAGCGGAGACTGAACGACAGGTGAGCGCCGGGACTTCGTCACTTTAACACTCTTCGCCGCGCGCGCTGCGACCTTTCCGGCATCCGGCACGGCAATGGAAGGCGGCGGGAGTCGTAACGCTCCCCGCCATGTTCGGCACCCACGGCGACTAGACTGCACGCATGAGTCAGCCGTTTGTCCAGAAGCGCCGCCAGACCGTGACCGCCAACGTCGGCGGGGTGCTCATCGGTTCCGGCCACCCGGTCGTGGTGCAGTCCATGACGAACACCGACACCGCCAACGCCGAAGCGACCGCCATTCAGGTCGCGCAGCTCGCGCGGGCGGGCAGCGAACTCGTGCGCGTGACCGTCAACACGCCCGAAGCGGCCGCCGCCATCCCCGAGATCGTCGCGCGGCTCCACGAGGTCGGCCTGAACGTCCCCATCGTCGGGGACTTCCACTACAACGGGCACCTCCTGCTGCGCGACTACCCGGAAACGGCCCGCCTTCTCGCGAAGTACCGCATCAACCCCGGCAACGTCGGCGCAGGCCAGCATCACGACGCGAACTTCGCCACCATGATCGAGGTCGCCAAGGACTTCGGGAAACCCGTCCGGATCGGCGTGAACTGGGGCAGCCTCGACCAGAGCGTCCTGGCGCGCCTGATGGACGAGAACGCCCGCCGCAGCGACCCGCGCAGCGGCACGGACGTCATGATCGACGCGATGGTCGTCTCCGCCCTGGAGAGCGCGCAGTACGCCGAGCAGCTGGGCCTCCCGCACGACCGCATCCTGATCAGCGTGAAGGTCAGCAGCGCGCCGGAACTGTGGCAGGTGTACCGGCAGCTGGCCGCGCAGTGCGACTACCCCCTGCACCTGGGCCTCACCGAGGCGGGCATGGGCATGAAGGGCATCGTGGCGAGCAGCGTCGCGCTGGCCCCGCTGCTCACGGAAGGCATCGGGGACACGATCCGCGTGTCGCTCACGCCGGAACCGGGCGCGCCGCGCAAGCTGGAGGTGGAGGTCGCGCAGCAGATCCTGCAGTCGCTGGGCCTGCGTCAGTTCCTGCCGCAGGTCACGAGCTGCCCCGGCTGCGGGCGCACCACATCGCAGTTCTTCCAGGAACTCGCGCAGAAGATCCAGGACTACATCCGCGATACCATGCCGGACTGGAAGGCGAAGTACCCGGGCGTGGAGGAGATGCAGGTGGCCGTGATGGGCTGCATCGTGAACGGGCCCGGCGAGAGCAAGCACGCGAACATCGGCATCAGCCTGCCCGGCACCGGCGAGGACCCGCGCGCCCCCGTGTACCAGGACGGCAAGCTGCTCACCACGCTGCGCGGCCCGCGCATCGCGGAGGACTTCCAGGCGCTGCTGGAGGAGTACGTGGAACGCACGTACGGCCAGGGGGAACCGGCAGGCGTGTGACCCGCCCGCCGGGCACCGTCCGGCCAGCGCGCGGGACGAGGGACGGGACCACAGCCTCACGCGGGCCGTGGTCCCGTTCGTCTGTGCGTGGCCCTGTTCCCCTGTCGGCCCGGCGTCCGTTACGCTGGAGGCATGAGCACCTGGGGAGTCGGAAGTTTCGAGAACGAGAGCGCCGCGATGTTCGTGAAGGAAGTCGTCGAGGACGGCCCTGTCGCGCTGGAGGAGGCGCTGGAGGTCGTGCTGGACCCGGACATGGACTACGTGGAGCTGGAGGAGGGGCAGCGGGCCGTCGCGGCGGCCGAGATCGTGCAGGTGCGCCTGAGCGGCGACACGTCGGCCGTGACGGACGCCGCGCTGCGCGCGTGGCTGGACGGTGACGACGCGGCGGACGGCGAGGCGGCCGAGGTGGGCGCCCTGCGGGACCTGGCGGTGGAGGCGCTGGGCCGGGTGCTGGGGCCGGGGTCGGAACTGCCGGAACTGTGGCAGGACGGCCCGGACGCACGCGAGTGGCTGGCGGACGTGAACCGCCTGCAGGCCGCGCTCGGCGGCGCCTGAGTGCAGGGGGGCGGGGCGGAAGCGGTTCCCCCCGAACATGAAGCCCGGCATAGCGGGAACCTGACAGCAGCCTGAAAGGGTGCATGGTAAACTCCGTCCAAGTTGAAGACCTGCGGCATCCACGGCCTCACTGCACCCCCACCGCGTTTCGGGGGTTCGGGAGGCCGCCGCTCCTTTGGCCCACCCGTGCAGGGCACGGGTCCGTGCGGGGAAGGCATCGAGAGAAAGGGCAGTACGAGAGCGTCGAGCCGCGGCACCGCGGTCATCAATCTGGCAGGCAGGAACGGGGTCGTCCTCTGGGCGGCCCCGTCTGCGTTTCCTGCTCCCGTCCCTGTCCTATGGAGGTACGTCCTGTGACCCTACGCGAACAGTTCCACACCCTGCCCAAACTCCTGAAAGTCAGTGAGGTCGCCGAGTTCACCGGCACGCACGAGCGCACCGTCCGCCGCTGGATCCGGGACGGTCGCCTGAGTGCCCTGGAGAGCCCCATCGGTCTGCGCGTGTCGCGCCGGGCCCTGTGGCGCTTCCTGGGCCTGGACCTCGCCATGACGGCCTGAACCCGCCCGCCACCGCCCGCACCCCGAGGGAAGACGGTCCTCCTGCCGTCCTCCCTCGTTCTGCCGCCGGGTGGGCGCATGCTCTACACTGCGCGGCGTGAATCTGGAACTCGTCCGGACCCTGCAGGCGAGCGGCGACGATGCCGGGGCGCTCGCGGCCCTGGACGCCCTGACCCCTTCCCCCACCGAGCGCACGCAGGCGGCCGCCCTGGCCCTGCTGCTCGGACGGCCGCGCCTGAGCGCCGCGTGGGCGGACGGGGAGCCGCTGCTGCACGCGGCGGCCCTGCTGCGCCTCGGGGAGCGCGCGGAGGTGCTGCGCGTCCTGGCGGGCGAGCGGGACTCGGCGCGGGTGCTGGTGCTGCGCGCCCGCGCCACCGGGGACATGCAGGTGGCCGAACAGGCACGCGCCCACGCGCGCCGCGAGGGAGACAGCCCCGCGCTCATCGCGGCCGCCGCGCACCTGGGCGAACTGCTGCTCCCGCACGGCCCGTACCCGGCCCTGCGCGCCCTGGCAGAAGGCCTCAAGGTGAGCGAGATGCAGCGCGAGCACACCGACCCGTACCTGCTGGCCGTGCTGAGCGTGGTGCAGGCGCAGGCGGGCGGTTCCGGCAAGGCGGGCCGCACCGCCGGGAAGGCGCTGGAGCGCAGCGTGCCGCGCAGCCCGGCCCGCGTCCTCGCGCTGCACGCACTGGGACAGGCGGGGGAGGCGGAACGCGAACGGGCGGCAGGCGACCTGCACCGCACCTTCAGTCTCCTCTACCCCGGCGGGCAGGTGTAATTCAGGCGGACGTGGTGGGTGGCCCGGCGGTCAGGGACGCGGCCCGCCCACCCGGACGGTGAGGCGGTCCAGGCCACGGATCACGAACCCGCCGCTGTAGTGCGCGTCCTGCACGTCGAGCCGGGGGAAGTGCAGCGCGAGGGCGCGCAGGCTGCTGGCGAGTTCGAGGCGGGCGAGCGGCGCGCCCAGGCAGTAGTGGATGCCGAGCCCGAAGGTGAGGTGCTGCCCCTCGCTGCGGGTGAGGCGCAGTTCGTCCGGCGCGCTGAAGCGGCGCGGGTCACGGTTGCCGCTCGCGTACAGCAGCGCGACCTTCTGCCCGCGCTGCAGGGCGTGTCCGGCCACGTCGGTGTCCTGCAGCACCCAGCGTTCGAAGAGCGGGAGGGGCGTGTCGTGCCGCAGGAGTTCCTCGACGACCGTGCGGAACCACGCGTCGTCCGCGCCGTGCCGGGCGGCCTGCGCGACGGTGTCCCACTGGCCGGTGCGGACGAGGTTCAGGACGCCCGCGGTGAGGCCGTTGACGCTGGCCTCGTGCCCGGCGTTCAGGAGGAGGATGCAGGTGTCCACGAGTTCCTGTTCGGTGAGGCGCTCGCCGCCCTCCTCGGCCTGCGCGAGCGCGGTGATCAGATCGTCCTGCGGGTGCGCGCGGCGTTCGCGCAGCAGGCGGCGCAACAGCGCCGAGAAGTCCAGCACGGCGCGTTCGGCCTCCTCGATGACGGTGTCGGGCGGGTCGACCTCGTAGAGGCGGACGATGGCGGCCGACCAGGGACGCAGCAGGGCGCGGTCCTCGTGCGGCACGCCGAGCAGTTCGGCGATGACGGTCACGGGGAGCGGTTCGGCGTAGGCGCTCACGAGGTCGAAGGTGTCCGCGCCGTGCAGACCGAAAGCGACGCCCTCCACGATCTGCGCGATGCGTCCGCGCAGCTGTTCGACGCGGCGGGGCGTGAAGGCGAGGCTGACGAGGCCGCGCAGGCGCGTATGTTTGGGCGGTTCGCTGTCGAGCAGGTGGTTGGTGTTGAAGGCGTCGAAGGCGGCGCGGCGCAGGTCGCGGGAGCGGGCGTCGTGCAGCGGCGTCTCGTCGCGCGAGAGGGGCGTCAGGGCGCGGCCGAAGGTGCGGCTGTCGCGCAGGATGCGGGCGATGTCGTCGTAGCGGGTGACGAACAGGCGGTCCTGCTGCCAGAAGGCGGGCGTGTCCTCGCGCAGGCGCGTGAGGGTGGGGTACGGGTCGCGCACGAAGGCCGGGTCGGTCAGGGGCAGGATCGGGGCGGTCGCGGTCATGGCTCAGGCTAGCAGGGCGGGCATGGACGGCTGGGGTACGCGGGCCGGGACCGTGGGCGGGCCGGATTCCGTCAGGCGTCTGCGGGCAGGACGGTGGCGTCGCCCCAGCGGAGGGCCGCGACGGTGAGGGCGACGTCGAGGGCACGGACCGTCAGTTCCAGCGTTCCGGCCTGCCCGTGGCCGTGCAGCGTGAACCACTCGCCGAGCGGAACGAAACCCCCGAACAGGGCGCCGTCAGGCAGGGCAGCGGGCGGCGCGTCCCGGCGGGCGTTCGCGGGCGCGTCCGCCTGTGTGACCGACTGCGGGACTGGTTCGGCGGGCAGGTACACGGTGACGGCCCCCCCGCTGCCGATGCCGAGGGCGTGCGCGCCGCTGCCGGGCAGGTGGTCGGGCTCGGCGCGGTAGACGTCGAGGCGGGCCGTGAGCGTCCATGGGCCGTCCGGAACTGGCCCCGCCTGCAGGCGCAGCAGCGGGGGCGGGCCGTACCAGCCGTAACGCATGACCTCCAGGTGCCCGCTGTCCAGCGCGACGCGGTACCCGTTGGGGGTGCGCGTCTCGCGCCGGAAGGTCGGCAGGTCGGGCGGCGGGGCGGCGCGCGCGGCGGGCGCGGGGCGCGTCAGGGTGAGTGGCGCGGCCCGGCCCGGCCCACCGCGGGCGAGGGACGGGAGGTCGGGATGCGGGTGCTGGGGTGGGCGCGCGGGTGGGGCGGCAGGGGCGGGCGGCGGAGCGTGGACGTGCGTGAGCTGCTCCCGGAGCGCCTGGCGTTCCATGCCGGTCAGCGATCCGGCGAGGGCGACGCGCATCGCCTCGCTCGCGAACTGCACGGTCCGCACGTCGTCCTGCGTGCGGTGGTGCAGGCCCGGCACGGTGAGGCGTTCCTCGGGCGCGGCGGGCACCAGCAGGCCGTGCTGCACGCCGAGCGTCAGCGCGGCGTGCGCGTCCGGCCCGATCAGTTCCCCGGCGAGGTCCGGGGCGATGGGGGCGTGCACGAGGCTCAGGCGCGCGAGGGCCTGACGCACGTGGCGCGGCAGGGCGGCGATCTCACTCAGGAGGGCCGTGCGGACCCCGTCCGGCAGGCCGTCCGTGCCGCGCTGGCGCAGGAGGGCCTGCGCGTGCAGCGGCCATCCGTCGGACCGCTGGATGAGGCGCGCCGCCTGCGTGTAGAGCGCCTCGCGTTCGGTGGGTGTCAGGGGCTCATGCGCGTACCGCTCCTGCCAGGCGTGCAGCGCCATGCGGGTCGTGAGGGGCTGCATGTGCAGGTCGTGCGTACGGGCGGGGTCGGCGAAGCCCGTGAGGTCCTGCAGTTCCTCCCACGCGGCGGGCGTGCTCTCGCTGAGCAGCAGCACGAGCGGGAACGGCAGGTCGAGCAGGAAGCCCGTCAGGTCCGGCAGCCACGCGCGGCCCCGCACGGCGTTTTGGACGGAGATCAAGGCGTTCAGGCCGCTGTGCCGCAGGGTGCTGGCGAGGCCCGCGAGGCTTCCGTCCGGGTCGGGCGCACGGCCCGCCCCGTGATCGGCGGCCGGGGCCTGGCGGGGCGGGAGGTGCGCTTCGAGCTGCTGCCACAGCACCTCCTGAAAGAGGGTACGGACCTCGGTCGCCTGCAGGTCGAGGTGCACCCAGCCGCTGCCCTGCAGGCTCTGGCGGATCAGGCTGCGTTTGCCGCTGCCGCGCCGGCCGTACAGCCGCACGAGCTGCGGGCGGGTGCTGCGTCCGAGCAGTCCGCCGAGCGTCGCCTGCTCGTCCCACACGCAGCGCCACTCGGGCGGGTCGGGGCCGGGCGGGTCGGGCGGGGCGGGCTCGTCGGGGAGGCGCAGGCCGAGCCGGTCGGCCCGCGCGAGGATCTGGGCGGCGGCGCCCGCGTGGTGCTGCGCGCTCAGGCGCCGCCGGACCCGGCCGAGCGTCTGCTCGACCCGCTCGATGATGTTCCAGCGCTGCCCTTCCAGCCACTGCTGGTAGGCACGCGTCCCGAGGTCCTCCAGGCCGCTGAGCGGCAGGCCGCGCAGGGTGGCGAGCCAGCCGAGCAGGTGCGCGTCGTCCACCTGGGGGGCCGCCTCGGTCCAGGGGTCGAGGTCGGTGAGGCACGCGAAGTGCAGCATCGGTTGTCGTTCCGGGAAGGTCGTGACGCCGTCCCGTTTCAGGCGCGCAAGTTCCACCCGCAGGTTCCGGAGCGGGTCGGCGGTGTCCCACAGCAGTTCGGCGAGGTGTTCGCGGTGGTGCGCCTGCCGTTCGAGCACCAGGTACGTGAGCAGTGCGGCCGACTTGCTCGACACGACGACGTTCCGGCCGTCCCGCGTGAAATGAACGTGGCCCAGCAGGTGAAGCTGCATGCGGTCCCCCCCGCGCGCCGGTCATGGCCGGCCGCCCCTGTGCCCGGTGTGTGCCGGGGATGATGTTCGTGCCGACCGGACGGCCGACGTTAAGGCGCTGTGCACCGGGCCGCCGGGCAGCGGCGGACGTGCAGCGGAACGTTACAGGGAGGCGCGGCGGCCCGGCGTGCGGGCGGAGCGGGGCGCGGCAGGTGAGGACGGCGCGAGGAGCGGTGCAGGGTCATTCTACCGCAGGCCCGGCCGTTCCGGGTACGGATCCGGGCGCGCCACGGATGACGTCATTCGCTGCGTTTAACGTCTGGCAGGTGCGCTTAACCTGACCCTAACGCGCCCCTGATTACAGTGACCGTGCAGCAGGACCGACCCCTGAAGAGCGGTCCGGACGGCCAGGGGGGCCGCCGGACCTTCACCAGCGCCGCCCGCACGGGTGGGCGCCGGCGCGTGCCGCGAAGCGGCGGGCGACAGGGGGTCAGGGCCAGGCACCTGCCGCAAGGGGGGAAGGTGAACACGTACACCTAGCAGGGCACACCGGAGAGGAAGCACGCAAGAGCACGCCGCGCACCGCATCGTCAGTCACCGATTTCCCAGGGGGGGAAGACCATGAAACACCGTTTACCGATGCTGGCCATCACGGGCCTGCTGGCACTGAGCGCCTGCGGGCAGAGCAGCACACCGACCGCGATCTCGAACAACACGAGCGGCACGCCCAGCACGCCGTCGACACCCAGCACGCCGACCACACCGACCACGCCCGCACCCGGCACACCCACCCAACCGCCCAAGCCGCAGGAAGTGGTGGGCTGCGCGACCATCACGGTGGATCTCGACGGGATCACGCCCGTGA
This genomic window contains:
- a CDS encoding cytochrome P450 — encoded protein: MTATAPILPLTDPAFVRDPYPTLTRLREDTPAFWQQDRLFVTRYDDIARILRDSRTFGRALTPLSRDETPLHDARSRDLRRAAFDAFNTNHLLDSEPPKHTRLRGLVSLAFTPRRVEQLRGRIAQIVEGVAFGLHGADTFDLVSAYAEPLPVTVIAELLGVPHEDRALLRPWSAAIVRLYEVDPPDTVIEEAERAVLDFSALLRRLLRERRAHPQDDLITALAQAEEGGERLTEQELVDTCILLLNAGHEASVNGLTAGVLNLVRTGQWDTVAQAARHGADDAWFRTVVEELLRHDTPLPLFERWVLQDTDVAGHALQRGQKVALLYASGNRDPRRFSAPDELRLTRSEGQHLTFGLGIHYCLGAPLARLELASSLRALALHFPRLDVQDAHYSGGFVIRGLDRLTVRVGGPRP
- a CDS encoding C40 family peptidase, coding for MPRPHPRNRLPRPSRLHALLACRAALAGLALSCLFGPFASAQAVSDAAYTVRPGDTAYSVARQAGTDVQTLLRLNGLSSADLHAGQVLYLPARTHTVTPGQTLYSVARLYGLKPADLQAFNRLTSPDLQAGQVLALPPGTPAPTAQAPQPVQAAQPVQAAPVVHALSAPVTVLDAPTPRPSSAAPLPAPDAPRHTVQPGQTLYAVARLYGVRPDDLLALNRLSTPDLRAGQVLLLPQGVTAGPLPALPPAPARLQAPATYSPGVPLPRPSATGEPRSDAPPGQDTGAADPQAGTGETPDWRALAMNLMGVPYVYGGASRSGTDCSGLVLQVFTPLGLNLPRQSAQQAQTGQPVQAGEWQPGDLLFFDTEGRGQVTHVGIYLGDGTFINANSYGGQVAINSLSEKYFAQRYLWARRVLGGLTAGR
- the ispG gene encoding flavodoxin-dependent (E)-4-hydroxy-3-methylbut-2-enyl-diphosphate synthase, with the protein product MSQPFVQKRRQTVTANVGGVLIGSGHPVVVQSMTNTDTANAEATAIQVAQLARAGSELVRVTVNTPEAAAAIPEIVARLHEVGLNVPIVGDFHYNGHLLLRDYPETARLLAKYRINPGNVGAGQHHDANFATMIEVAKDFGKPVRIGVNWGSLDQSVLARLMDENARRSDPRSGTDVMIDAMVVSALESAQYAEQLGLPHDRILISVKVSSAPELWQVYRQLAAQCDYPLHLGLTEAGMGMKGIVASSVALAPLLTEGIGDTIRVSLTPEPGAPRKLEVEVAQQILQSLGLRQFLPQVTSCPGCGRTTSQFFQELAQKIQDYIRDTMPDWKAKYPGVEEMQVAVMGCIVNGPGESKHANIGISLPGTGEDPRAPVYQDGKLLTTLRGPRIAEDFQALLEEYVERTYGQGEPAGV
- a CDS encoding tetratricopeptide repeat protein, which codes for MTAEPAAPHGGPAPTPQPELNLDWAGYLRAGEYRRALAAARVGNADMPVQDALEVLFDLQEAVRARRLLVAQRLAERLPDLLNDMGAADARTLREHAPPDALHAALEALLGADRERLSDDAALRERLQPALTQPLTRAEALNTLGVLHALQDREGQARQSFGEAIAHDPGHYRALTNLGNMALEGGDAAGAETLYRQSIALNADYSGAQHNLGVALRRQGRLAESVKAIKKGQRLAVRQSQREQQDELKGDPRTRKAVQTARIVMLVLVVIVVLFIVRGHV
- a CDS encoding DUF4259 domain-containing protein, with the protein product MSTWGVGSFENESAAMFVKEVVEDGPVALEEALEVVLDPDMDYVELEEGQRAVAAAEIVQVRLSGDTSAVTDAALRAWLDGDDAADGEAAEVGALRDLAVEALGRVLGPGSELPELWQDGPDAREWLADVNRLQAALGGA
- a CDS encoding helix-turn-helix domain-containing protein, coding for MTLREQFHTLPKLLKVSEVAEFTGTHERTVRRWIRDGRLSALESPIGLRVSRRALWRFLGLDLAMTA